In Mercurialis annua linkage group LG6, ddMerAnnu1.2, whole genome shotgun sequence, the following are encoded in one genomic region:
- the LOC126687900 gene encoding uncharacterized protein LOC126687900: MVIKGKKRNLVVTSDGSTSKTPISKRSKIEKASSMKGKGVREEVAAGDSLIRPKFINWKFFGKKEMPFRQWFEFQGWMSFLKIKEVMYVLLVKEFFSSLSMEKDETFQVTLKGERFVISLDLLSEAFGIPNRGAKIAKKSEIKKASDFQEDLFKKEICEGKRAGLLDVSSASLSTNYRVLHKFITAFIAPKSGSLDYVSSIELCLMWHIVKKKKFNLCYLIMNLLTSTSKSKSMPYAMLLTVLFDHLSINFSKEMSTALKEKDVIGQSFVSKTKKFKETKEIEATHFVDDDELVSDDEKVDSDEETEKESSGIKILSEEEVNSFSEKEVFASAKEKLPLEISDSVNSEETDSADLETLQEALNKKRNLGVQIKAVNTRPSKLPVKRKIVLTKKGVPKETAHRKKDSKTPSEVPGYDESEKKDDVVEDTQQHHDAVTETEDLALKAKEKDEAVCHSAKANTSKEPVAASVNIQSLLDEKFLLIEKITRESMDLWLSGLKKDIQNLMMPTLSPLKQAEKESKGIDVVQGTSGADPENTEPLEIDSSPASKADQSSIPPSVSKRATRSTTKLETLKVSPGEIGSKDIPAVLDD, from the coding sequence ATGGTGATTAAAGGTAAAAAGAGAAACTTGGTGGTTACTTCAGATGGATCTACCTCCAAAACTCCGATTTCAAAGAGATCCAAGATTGAAAAAGCAAGTTCTATGAAAGGCAAAGGAGTCAGAGAAGAAGTTGCAGCTGGTGACTCTCTAATCAGGCCAAAGTTCATTAACTGGAAATTTTTTGGGAAAAAGGAAATGCCTTTCAGACAATGGTTTGAATTTCAGGGCTGGAtgagttttttaaaaatcaaggaAGTGATGTACGTGCTACTGGTCAAAGAGTTCTTCTCTTCTCTAAGTAtggaaaaagatgaaactttccAGGTTACTCTTAAAGGAGAAAGATTTGTCATTTCGCTGGATTTGCTTTCTGAAGCATTCGGTATACCAAACAGAGGGGCTAAAATAGCCAAGAAGAGTGAGATTAAGAAAGCTTCAGACTTTCAGGAAGATCTTTTCAAAAAGGAGATTTGTGAAGGCAAAAGGGCTGGCCTTTTGGATGTGTCCTCTGCCTCCTTGAGCACCAACTATCGGGTATTACACAAATTTATCACTGCTTTTATTGCTCCAAAATCTGGCTCTTTAGATTATGTGAGTAGTATTGAACTCTGTCTAATGTGGCACATTGTTAAGAAGAAAAAGTTCAATCTTTGTTACTTAATAATGAACTTACTGACCAGCACTTCTAAATCTAAGAGTATGCCCTATGCCATGTTATTAACTGTTCTTTTTGATCACCTGAGtatcaatttttcaaaagaaatgtCTACTGCTTTAAAAGAGAAGGATGTTATTGGACAAAGTTTTGTGTCTAAGACTAAGAAATTCAAAGAGACTAAAGAGATTGAAGCAACTCACTTTGTGGATGATGATGAGCTTGTTAGTGATGATGAAAAAGTTGATTCTGATGAGGAAACTGAAAAGGAAAGTTCAGGAATTAAGATTCTGTCTGAAGAGGAAGTGAACTCTTTTTCTGAAAAAGAGGTGTTTGCATCTGCTAAGGAGAAATTGCCTTTGGAAATCTCGGATTCTGTTAATTCAGAAGAGACAGACTCAGCAGATCTTGAGACTCTGCAAGAAGCActcaacaagaaaagaaatcTAGGAGTTCAAATCAAGGCTGTGAATACCAGGCCTTCTAAACTTCCTGTGAAGAGAAAAATTGTGCTAACCAAGAAAGGTGTTCCAAAGGAAACAGCCCACAGAAAGAAGGATTCTAAAACTCCTTCTGAGGTACCTGGTTATGATGAATCCGAAAAGAAAGATGATGTAGTGGAAGATACTCAACAACACCATGATGCAGTTACTGAGACTGAAGACCTTGCTTTGAAAGCAAAGGAGAAAGATGAAGCTGTTTGTCATTCTGCAAAAGCTAATACCAGCAAAGAACCTGTTGCAGCTTCAGTCAACATTCAATCTTTACTTGATGAAAAATTTCTGCTAATTGAGAAGATTACTAGAGAGAGCATGGATCTATGGCTGTCGGGACTAAAGAAGGACATTCAGAATCTGATGATGCCTACCTTATCTCCATTAAAGCAAGCTGAGAAAGAGTCTAAAGGAATTGATGTAGTGCAGGGTACTTCTGGAGCTGATCCTGAAAACACTGAGCCTTTGGAAATTGATTCTTCACCTGCTTCTAAAGCTGATCAGTCCAGCATTCCCCCTTCTGTGTCTAAAAGAGCCACCCGTTCCACCACAAAGCTTGAAACCCTCAAAGTCTCACCTGGAGAAATAGGTTCCAAGGACATTCCTGCTGTCCTAGATGATTGA
- the LOC126685945 gene encoding vicilin Cor a 11.0101-like: MQLDFLLLLLRVIIKSSTLVSILHKIALTISISLKLQEMKLSFVLLVSLFVLCASLALATTEQDENPYVFEEKHFTTTFEDPLGKISVLEKFDKNSTLLHGIENYRVGIMEANPQAFIVPSHWDADGVLFVANGQGTIAMIEENERKSYNVELGDVMRVRAGTSVYFINRHDNEKLIIVRLMQPVNLSGEYRAFTPADITKSESFYEAFSWDLLEAAFKTDRRKIEQVFKQKQEAIVKASKEQIQAMTHRDQQEGGTIWPESSSGPFNLLRKRPVQSNKYGQLFEAKPNEHKEQLKDLNLGISLANITRGSMSGPYYNSRATKIAMVLDGEGYFEMACPYVRVGRSREEEKREGQRFTKISAKLRRGTVFIVPAGHPIASVASENSNLKVVCFEVNAEGNTRFSLAGKNNVVKRWEKEAKELAFGVQARDVDAVFGSQDEEFFFPGPRKQQRQGRADT, from the exons ATGCAACTTGATTTCCTTCTTCTTCTACTCCGCGTCATCATAAAAAGCTCAACGCTCGTCTCTATCCTCCATAAAATAGCGTTGACAATCAGTATAAGTCTAAAACTTCAAGAAATGAAGCTTTCTTTTGTTTTACTTGTTTCTCTTTTTGTTCTTTGCGCTAGCTTAGCTCTAGCCACGACAGAACAAGACGAGAATCCTTATGTGTTTGAGGAAAAGCATTTTACTACAACATTTGAAGATCCACTTGGAAAGATTTCTGTTCTTGAAAAGTTTGATAAGAATTCAACGCTTCTGCATGGAATAGAGAATTACCGTGTGGGAATTATGGAAGCTAATCCCCAAGCATTTATAGTTCCAAGCCATTGGGATGCTGATGGTGTTCTCTTTGTGGCCAACG GACAAGGAACTATAGCTATGATCGAAGAGAATGAAAGAAAGAGCTATAACGTTGAGTTGGGAGATGTCATGAGGGTTCGAGCAGGAACTTCTGTTTATTTCATTAACAGACATGACAATGAGAAGCTTATCATTGTGAGGTTAATGCAACCGGTCAATCTTTCCGGAGAGTACAgg GCATTTACTCCGGCAGATATTACAAAATCGGAGTCTTTCTACGAGGCATTCAGCTGGGACTTGCTTGAGGCTGCTTTCAAA ACTGATAGGAGGAAGATAGAACAAGTATTTAAGCAAAAGCAAGAAGCCATAGTGAAAGCATCtaaagaacaaatccaagctatgACGCACCGTGACCAACAAGAAGGTGGCACCATTTGGCCAGAATCATCAAGTGGCCCATTCAATCTGCTCCGCAAACGCCCTGTTCAATCCAACAAATACGGTCAGCTCTTCGAAGCCAAACCTAATGAGCACAAGGAGCAGCTCAAAGACCTGAACCTTGGCATCTCCTTAGCCAACATTACCCGGGGCTCAATGAGTGGTCCTTATTACAACTCGAGAGCCACCAAGATAGCAATGGTGCTCGACGGTGAAGGCTACTTTGAAATGGCCTGTCCATACGTTAGGGTCGGTCGGTCTCGCGAGGAAGAGAAGAGGGAAGGTCAACGTTTTACCAAAATAAGCGCAAAGTTGAGACGTGGCACAGTGTTCATTGTCCCTGCAGGTCATCCGATTGCTTCTGTGGCATCGGAAAATAGTAATCTGAAAGTAGTCTGCTTTGAGGTGAATGCAGAAGGCAACACTAGATTCTCCCTTGCAGGGAAAAACAATGTAGTGAAACGGTGGGAGAAAGAAGCGAAGGAGTTGGCTTTCGGTGTGCAGGCGAGAGATGTGGATGCGGTTTTTGGAAGCCAGGATGAGGAGTTTTTCTTTCCGGGGCCGAGAAAACAACAGAGACAAGGCCGTGCTGATACATGA
- the LOC126685943 gene encoding vicilin Pis v 3.0101-like codes for MKLSLVLLLSLFVLCASLALATTDPELKQCKHQCKVQRQYGAEEKRECAERCEDYYREKKRGEQERGERGEEEKRGSSRSWDEEDKWTDPQKRLRECQQQCERSQEGQQKSLCRHRCQQTYERERGREEEQPGRRERGSEDEDEDNAEQDENPYVFEEKHFTKTVDSRHGKIHVLQRFDKRSKLLRGIENYRVGIIEANPQTFVSPSHWDADGVLFVANGQGTITLIEENERKSHNVERGDVIRVRAGTSVYFINRHDNEKLIIVKFIQPVNLPGKYEAFTPAGSTQSESFYKAFSWELLEAALKTDRRKIEQAFSQKQEAIVKASKEQIQAMTHREQQEGGAIWPFKAESSSGPFNLLRKRPVKSNNYGQLFEAKPNEHKDQLKDLDLGISLANITRGSMSGPYYNSRATKIAIVLDGEGYFEMACPHVRGGGGDRSREQEKRERREQEKKEGQRFTKISSRLRSGTVFIVPAGHPVAAVASENSHLTVVCFEVNAKGNTRFSLAGKNNVVNQWEREAKELAFGVQAREIDQVFGSQDEDFFFPGPRKQQRQGRADA; via the exons ATGAAGCTTTCTTTAGTTTTACTTCTGTCTCTTTTTGTTCTCTGTGCTAGCTTAGCTTTAGCCACGACAGACCCGGAGCTAAAGCAATGCAAGCACCAGTGCAAAGTGCAGAGGCAGTATGGTGCTGAGGAGAAGAGAGAATGTGCAGAGAGATGCGAGGATTATTacagagagaaaaaaagaggcGAGCAAGAGAGAGGAGAAAGAGGAGAAGAAGAGAAGAGAGGCAGTAGTCGCAGCTGGGACGAAGAGGATAAATGGACTGACCCTCAAAAGAGGCTGAGAGAGTGTCAACAGCAATGCGAGAGATCACAGGAGGGACAACAGAAATCTCTGTGTCGTCATAGGTGCCAACAGACGTACGAAAGAGAGCGTGGAAGAGAAGAAGAGCAGCCGGGAAGACGAGAGAGAGGATCGGAAGATGAGGATGAGGATAACGCTGAACAAGATGAGAACCCTTATGTGTTTGAGGAAAAGCATTTTACTAAAACAGTTGACAGTCGACATGGAAAGATTCATGTTCTTCAAAGGTTTGACAAGAGATCAAAGCTTCTACGTGGAATTGAGAATTATCGTGTTGGAATTATTGAAGCTAATCCTCAAACATTTGTATCTCCTAGCCATTGGGATGCTGATGGCGTTCTCTTCGTGGCCAACG GACAAGGAACTATAACTCTGATTGAAGAGAATGAAAGAAAGAGCCATAACGTTGAGCGGGGAGATGTCATTAGGGTTCGTGCGGGAACTTCTGTCTATTTCATTAACAGACATGACAATGAGAAGCTTATCATTGTCAAATTCATCCAACCTGTCAATCTTCCTGGAAAGTACGAG GCGTTCACTCCAGCAGGTAGTACGCAATCGGAGTCTTTCTACAAGGCATTCAGCTGGGAGTTGCTCGAGGCTGCTCTGAAA ACTGATAGGAGGAAGATTGAACAAGCTTTTAGCCAAAAGCAAGAAGCGATAGTGAAAGCATCCAAAGAACAAATTCAAGCTATGACGCACCGTGAGCAACAAGAAGGTGGTGCTATTTGGCCATTTAAAGCCGAATCATCAAGCGGACCATTCAATCTTCTACGTAAACGCCCTGTTAAATCCAACAATTACGGTCAGCTGTTCGAAGCCAAACCAAATGAGCACAAGGACCAGCTCAAAGACCTAGACCTTGGAATCTCCTTAGCCAACATCACCCGTGGCTCAATGAGCGGACCTTATTACAACTCAAGGGCTACCAAGATCGCTATTGTACTAGACGGTGAAGGCTACTTTGAAATGGCATGTCCACATGTCCGCGGCGGTGGCGGTGACAGGTCCCGCGAGCAAGAGAAGCGGGAACGCCGCGAGCAAGAGAAGAAGGAAGGTCAACGTTTTACCAAGATAAGCTCAAGGTTGAGAAGTGGCACAGTGTTCATTGTCCCGGCCGGTCATCCGGTTGCTGCTGTAGCATCAGAAAATAGTCATCTGACGGTGGTTTGCTTTGAGGTGAATGCAAAAGGCAACACTAGATTCTCCCTTGCAGGCAAAAATAATGTAGTGAATCAGTGGGAGAGAGAAGCCAAAGAGTTGGCATTTGGTGTTCAGGCAAGAGAAATTGATCAGGTATTCGGAAGCCAGGACGAGGACTTTTTCTTTCCGGGGCCGAGAAAACAACAGAGGCAAGGCCGGGCTGATGCATGA